In Tumebacillus amylolyticus, the genomic stretch CGTCCAAGGGGCTTCCGGCATCATCACGATGCCCGCCGGTTTCCTCGCACGATTGCGGGAACTGTGTACGAAATACGAAGTGCTGATGATCTGTGACGAGGTTGCGACAGGCTTTGGACGGACAGGCAAGATGTTCGCTTGCGAGTACGACGGTGTGACGCCCGACATCATGTGCATGGGCAAGGGGTTGACGGGCGGTTATCTGCCGGTTGCGGCGACGGTGACGACCGATGACGTGTACGAGGCGTTTCTGGGAAGTTATGAGAGCAAAAAGACGTTTTTCCACGGGCATTCGTTTGCGGGGAACCAGTTGGGCTGTGCGGCGGCGCTTGCGAACTTGGAGCTTTTTGAAAAGCGGGACTTGGTCCGCGATGTGGAGCGCAAGTCGGAGCATGTGGCACATCGGTTGGAGCAATTTCTGGAATTGAAGCATGTCGGGGACATTCGCCAGCGCGGGTTCATGATCGGGATCGAGTTGGTGAAGGACCGCGAGACCAAAGCAGAGTACGAATGGCAGGAAAAAATCGGGCTGGTCGTCTCGCGTCGATCTTGTGAACTCGGGATGATCATACGGCCGCTCGGCAATGTCGTGGTGTTCATGCCGCCGCTCTCTTCGACGGTCGAGGAGTTGGATGAGATGCTCGATATTTTATATGAAGCGATCGTCGATATCACGGAGCGCGGTGTGAAGGTGCGGTCGGAGAAGTTGCCTTATGGACTTTAAGGAGGAGTTGGAGGAAATTCGCGAGGCGGGGTTGTACCGGCGCTTGCGGAGGATGGAGAGTGCTTCGTCGCGGGTCGTCGTGGTGGAAGGGCGCGAGATGTTGATGTGTGCGTCCAACAATTATCTGGGGCTCGCAGACGACCCGATTTGCAAAGAGACGGCGATGGAAGCGATTCGCAGGTTCGGCACAGGCTCCGGCGGGTCGAGGTTGACCACGGGGAACACCGCGCTGCACGAACACTTGGAACGCGAGCTGGCGGCGTTCAAAGGCACGGAGGCCGCACTTCTTTTCAACACGGGCTACATGGCGAACCTCGCCGCCCTGACCACGCTCGTCGGAGTGGGAGACCTGATCCTCAGCGACCGACTCAACCACGCCAGCCTCATCGACGGCACCCGACTCTCGCGTGCCGACGTGCAAATCTACGAACACTGCGACCTCGCAGACTTAGAAAAAAAGCTCGCCGCCGCCAGAGCGGGGGAGCATCGCCGTATCCTCATCGTGACGGACGGCGTGTTCTCGATGGATGGCGACATTGCGCCTCTGCCGGGGATTTGCGAGTTGGCGGAGCGCTATGGCGCAGATGTCAT encodes the following:
- the bioA gene encoding adenosylmethionine--8-amino-7-oxononanoate transaminase — its product is MTYEYEALAEKSRKHLWNSFTQMQGYNEDLPVIIESGEGVKLRDVTGREFFDGVSSIWLNVHGHNVPELNEAIVAQLGKIAHSTILGMANVPAILVAEQIAKLTPNGLEKVFYSDSGATSVEIAIKMAFQYWQHKGKPEKQSFVTMNNAYHGDTIGAVSVGAIDLYHKAYSKLLFQAHRVEYPYCYRCPLGEELSSCAFACLQQVEQLLEEKGSEIAGFLIEPIVQGASGIITMPAGFLARLRELCTKYEVLMICDEVATGFGRTGKMFACEYDGVTPDIMCMGKGLTGGYLPVAATVTTDDVYEAFLGSYESKKTFFHGHSFAGNQLGCAAALANLELFEKRDLVRDVERKSEHVAHRLEQFLELKHVGDIRQRGFMIGIELVKDRETKAEYEWQEKIGLVVSRRSCELGMIIRPLGNVVVFMPPLSSTVEELDEMLDILYEAIVDITERGVKVRSEKLPYGL
- the bioF gene encoding 8-amino-7-oxononanoate synthase — translated: MDFKEELEEIREAGLYRRLRRMESASSRVVVVEGREMLMCASNNYLGLADDPICKETAMEAIRRFGTGSGGSRLTTGNTALHEHLERELAAFKGTEAALLFNTGYMANLAALTTLVGVGDLILSDRLNHASLIDGTRLSRADVQIYEHCDLADLEKKLAAARAGEHRRILIVTDGVFSMDGDIAPLPGICELAERYGADVMVDDAHATGVLGEKGAGTADHFGIQDRVAVQMGTLSKALGAEGGYIAGSKEMIDYLINRARPFVFSTAQSPAVIGAVLAALQIVQNEPDRRKHLLQRAARLRKELLLAGFNVLPSDTPILGVVIGAADEAVEFARELEAQGIYAPAIRPPTVPEGTSRIRLTLTASHTDADVERIVDALSKARTAQNPHS